Within the Laspinema palackyanum D2c genome, the region AGCCTAAATTAGGCAGGAAAGCAGTGACCCGGTTCGGGACAACTCAAACCTTGCCCAAATCCCCGCCCCTGGGGTATCCGCCAGAATTGGCAGGGTTCCAAACCCACATCCTCAAGGTCGAGTTTTATAGGGTGGCGGACTCCACCAGACAAAGCTTCCTCTATCTGGAGAATCATGATCTGCTCTTGTTAATCTAACTTTTTTCAAAAGTATCATCTTCCTCTGGTTTGTTGTCATATTCTCAGCCTAATTGTTAACCTAGAAATGTTGTAGCAACGATAGGAACGACATGGCTAGAGATTATATGCTTAGGATTCGATTAAATACTCAAGAATTAGACCGCCTGAAAGCAGAAGCTGAACGGCGTGAACTTTCAATGTCAGAAGTAATTCGAGACTACATTAAACGAATGCCTAAACCCAAAAAAGGTTCAGATGGATTATTAGATGAAGTTCAAACGCCAGCAATGGTGGAATGAAAATTTCTGTCACATCAGAATATTTTCAGCAAGATAGCATCTTGA harbors:
- a CDS encoding ribbon-helix-helix protein, CopG family produces the protein MLRIRLNTQELDRLKAEAERRELSMSEVIRDYIKRMPKPKKGSDGLLDEVQTPAMVE